In a single window of the Amycolatopsis sp. cg5 genome:
- a CDS encoding GNAT family N-acetyltransferase, with the protein MELQWRPLRLDDTVQLAKVFAASEALDPTGEHYSADDLREEYDSPLLDLDEASIAGWDGDRLVAYGLVQRREEANPEHKMRVEGMAHPDYRLPEVAEYLADFFVRAGKRVHAKTFPDAPLELHGHASETQAWMTGVFENHGYRRSRTLIDMRAPFETLPAARPLPVELPLVPYEDKYEELTRLAVNETFAGHWGSAAQSPEGFRHNITGHKDFRPDLSFLLLSPERDEVVAYVLSAFFASDAEATGVRELYVSHVGTRTALRGRGVATALLGHTLAEAKASGFQRSVLNVDLENVNGALGIYERCGYGVDMRWFNFIHPVE; encoded by the coding sequence ATGGAACTGCAGTGGCGCCCCTTGCGGCTTGACGACACCGTGCAGCTGGCCAAGGTCTTCGCCGCTTCCGAAGCGCTCGACCCGACCGGCGAGCACTACAGCGCCGACGATCTTCGCGAGGAGTACGACAGTCCTCTCCTGGACTTGGACGAGGCGTCCATCGCGGGCTGGGACGGCGATCGGCTCGTCGCTTACGGCCTGGTCCAGCGCCGTGAGGAGGCCAACCCCGAGCACAAGATGCGCGTCGAGGGAATGGCCCACCCCGACTATCGCCTGCCCGAGGTGGCCGAGTACCTGGCGGACTTCTTCGTGCGCGCCGGCAAGCGCGTCCACGCGAAGACGTTCCCGGACGCGCCGCTCGAGTTGCACGGCCACGCGTCGGAAACCCAGGCCTGGATGACGGGCGTGTTCGAAAACCACGGCTACCGCCGGTCGCGGACCCTCATCGACATGCGCGCGCCCTTCGAAACGCTCCCGGCGGCGCGGCCGCTGCCCGTCGAGTTGCCGCTCGTGCCGTACGAGGACAAGTACGAGGAGCTCACCCGGCTGGCGGTCAACGAGACCTTCGCCGGGCATTGGGGCAGCGCCGCGCAGTCACCGGAAGGCTTCCGCCACAACATCACCGGCCACAAGGACTTCCGGCCCGACCTGTCCTTCCTGCTGCTGTCGCCGGAGCGGGACGAGGTCGTCGCCTACGTGCTGAGCGCCTTCTTCGCGTCCGACGCCGAGGCGACCGGTGTCCGCGAGCTCTATGTCAGCCACGTCGGCACGCGAACGGCGTTGCGCGGGCGTGGCGTGGCGACGGCATTGCTCGGCCACACCCTCGCCGAAGCCAAGGCGAGCGGCTTCCAGCGGTCCGTGCTCAACGTCGATCTCGAGAACGTCAACGGCGCGCTCGGGATCTACGAAAGGTGTGGTTACGGCGTCGACATGCGGTGGTTCAACTTCATTCACCCGGTCGAGTGA
- the yaaA gene encoding peroxide stress protein YaaA, producing MLVLLPPSETKALGGNGPSLDLDSLSHPELTPVRRKLADALHGLAADIPASITTLGITPNQTDEITRNAELWTSPTLPGLERYTGVLYDALDIGSFSKPALAKANKRLAVASALFGIVRAEDRIPAYRLSGNTSMPSLGTLRGLWRPTLEPVFESMDDLIVDLRSGAYSALARIPGAVDVRVVTDVSGVRKTVSHFNKSYKGKLAAVLATASREPSTVDGLVKLIGKAGLRVERTGERKLELVTDHQ from the coding sequence GTGCTGGTGCTCCTCCCCCCTTCCGAAACCAAGGCCCTCGGCGGCAACGGCCCGTCACTGGACCTGGACTCGCTGTCGCATCCCGAGCTGACCCCGGTCCGCCGCAAGCTCGCTGACGCGCTGCACGGGCTCGCCGCCGACATCCCCGCCAGCATCACCACACTCGGCATCACGCCGAACCAGACCGACGAGATCACCCGCAACGCCGAGCTGTGGACCTCGCCGACGCTGCCAGGGCTGGAGCGCTACACCGGCGTCCTCTACGACGCGCTCGACATCGGCAGCTTCTCGAAGCCGGCGCTCGCCAAGGCGAACAAGCGCCTCGCGGTGGCGTCGGCGCTGTTCGGGATCGTCAGGGCCGAGGACCGCATCCCCGCGTACCGCCTCTCCGGCAACACCTCGATGCCCTCGCTCGGCACGTTGCGCGGCCTGTGGCGCCCGACGCTGGAACCGGTTTTCGAGAGCATGGACGACCTGATCGTCGACCTGCGCTCCGGCGCGTACTCGGCGCTGGCCCGCATCCCGGGCGCGGTGGACGTGCGCGTGGTGACCGACGTGAGCGGCGTGCGCAAGACCGTCAGCCACTTCAACAAGTCCTACAAGGGAAAGCTCGCCGCCGTGCTGGCCACCGCGAGCCGTGAGCCGTCCACTGTGGACGGGCTGGTCAAACTGATCGGCAAGGCCGGGCTGCGCGTCGAGCGGACCGGCGAGCGGAAGCTCGAACTCGTCACGGACCATCAATAG
- a CDS encoding VOC family protein: protein MTLQVGMITIDCEDPRALAAFWTEALGLAVSQDFFGEYLVLSSEASPVAIGIQRVPEPRAGKNRLHLDLTTEDSAGEVARLVGLGAKEVGKHEVPGFGWTVLTDPEGNEFCVGAAHA from the coding sequence ATGACTCTTCAAGTAGGCATGATCACCATCGACTGCGAGGATCCGCGCGCGCTGGCCGCGTTCTGGACCGAGGCGCTCGGCCTGGCGGTCAGCCAGGACTTCTTCGGCGAGTACCTGGTCCTGTCGTCCGAGGCGAGCCCGGTCGCGATCGGCATCCAGCGTGTCCCGGAGCCCCGCGCGGGCAAGAACCGGCTCCACCTCGACCTGACCACCGAGGACTCGGCCGGCGAGGTCGCGCGCCTGGTCGGCCTCGGCGCGAAGGAGGTGGGCAAGCACGAGGTACCCGGCTTCGGCTGGACGGTACTGACCGATCCGGAGGGCAACGAGTTCTGCGTCGGCGCCGCTCACGCATGA
- a CDS encoding 2-hydroxyacid dehydrogenase, which yields MTRVLIPWSDLDVPAGLPAEVYDGRGDFPASLGDVEFYVLPYDTYPKPFELLGRLPSLRAVQSLSAGVDKVRPLLPAGVQLCNGQGLHDLSVAEHALALIHASQRDLPRWIRQQAAGVWSREHTRSLADSRVLLIGYGGIGQAISRQLLAAEALVTPVASSARPGVHAISELASLLPSADIVVLILPDTASTRGLLGAAELARLPDDALVVNVGRGSAVVTDALVAETSSGRLRAALDVMDPEPLPSDHPLWTIPSVILTPHIAGGSASFYPRAKRLVEEQLRRFDAGEPLLHLVKGS from the coding sequence GTGACTCGCGTACTCATCCCCTGGTCCGATCTCGACGTGCCCGCAGGCCTCCCGGCCGAGGTGTACGACGGCCGAGGCGACTTCCCCGCCTCGCTCGGCGACGTCGAGTTCTACGTCCTGCCGTACGACACGTACCCGAAGCCCTTCGAGCTGCTCGGCCGCCTGCCCTCGCTGCGCGCCGTGCAGTCGCTGTCCGCCGGGGTGGACAAGGTCCGCCCCCTGCTGCCCGCCGGCGTGCAGCTGTGCAACGGGCAGGGTCTGCACGACCTGAGCGTCGCGGAGCACGCGTTGGCGCTGATCCACGCCTCGCAGCGGGACCTGCCGCGCTGGATCCGGCAGCAGGCGGCCGGGGTGTGGTCGCGGGAGCACACCCGGTCGCTCGCGGACAGCCGGGTGCTGCTGATCGGGTACGGCGGAATCGGCCAGGCGATCTCGCGGCAGCTGCTGGCGGCCGAGGCCCTCGTGACGCCGGTGGCCTCGTCGGCGCGCCCAGGCGTGCACGCGATCTCGGAGCTGGCGTCTTTGCTGCCGTCGGCCGACATCGTCGTCCTGATCCTGCCCGACACGGCTTCCACGCGTGGGCTGTTGGGCGCGGCCGAGCTGGCGCGGCTGCCCGATGACGCCCTGGTCGTGAACGTCGGACGAGGGTCCGCGGTGGTGACCGACGCTTTGGTCGCCGAGACCTCGTCGGGGCGGCTTCGGGCGGCGCTGGACGTGATGGACCCCGAGCCGCTGCCGAGCGACCATCCTTTGTGGACGATCCCGAGCGTGATACTGACGCCGCACATCGCGGGCGGGTCAGCTTCGTTCTACCCGCGCGCGAAGCGCCTGGTCGAAGAGCAGCTGCGCCGCTTCGACGCCGGGGAACCCTTGCTGCACTTGGTCAAAGGGTCGTGA
- a CDS encoding phosphotransferase family protein, which yields MQAGWQDLPLPIRAAVERSLGSPVTRSLRQSPEFDGGVASRLHLEDGRWVFLKALPSYSQRVGGYRAEAEVAGSLPASAPVPQLLSLVDGEWYVLVFSDIEGTRPKLRPGSPDVSAALTALGALARTLTPCPVESAPSALDDLGPLLNGWRELRLDPPRDLDAWCARNLDALVAMETSWHPWAEGDTLLHNDLNPSNLVLTGPGRVLVINWRYPARGAAWLDLVSLVPHMLAAGQDPSDVDRLLRRRPALTGIPAWAVTAFGVALAGHAERSCRLPEPPGTTGVRVYQERLATVTRRWVASRTLWT from the coding sequence ATGCAAGCGGGCTGGCAGGATCTCCCGCTCCCGATCCGTGCCGCCGTCGAGCGGAGCCTCGGGTCTCCGGTCACCCGTTCACTCCGCCAATCACCCGAGTTCGACGGCGGCGTCGCGTCACGCCTGCACCTCGAAGACGGCCGCTGGGTCTTTCTCAAGGCGCTGCCGTCGTATAGCCAGCGCGTCGGCGGCTACCGCGCGGAGGCCGAGGTGGCGGGCTCGCTGCCCGCCTCGGCGCCGGTGCCGCAGCTGCTGTCCCTTGTGGACGGTGAGTGGTACGTGCTGGTGTTCTCGGACATCGAGGGCACCCGCCCGAAGCTGCGCCCCGGTTCGCCCGACGTCTCGGCCGCGCTCACCGCTTTGGGCGCTCTCGCACGGACACTCACGCCATGCCCCGTCGAGTCGGCCCCCAGCGCGCTCGACGACCTCGGCCCGCTGCTGAACGGCTGGCGCGAGCTGCGCCTCGACCCACCGCGCGACCTCGACGCCTGGTGCGCCCGCAACCTCGACGCCCTCGTCGCGATGGAGACCTCGTGGCACCCCTGGGCCGAGGGGGACACGTTGCTGCACAACGACTTGAACCCGTCGAACCTGGTGCTGACCGGACCTGGCCGGGTGCTCGTGATCAACTGGCGCTACCCGGCGCGTGGCGCCGCTTGGCTGGACCTGGTCTCCCTGGTGCCGCACATGCTCGCGGCCGGTCAGGACCCGTCGGATGTGGACCGCCTCCTGCGCCGCCGCCCTGCCCTGACAGGCATTCCGGCCTGGGCGGTGACTGCTTTCGGGGTGGCTCTCGCCGGGCATGCCGAACGCAGCTGCCGCCTGCCCGAGCCGCCCGGGACGACCGGCGTGCGCGTCTACCAAGAACGCCTGGCCACGGTCACCCGCCGCTGGGTCGCCTCGCGCACCCTGTGGACCTAA
- a CDS encoding trypsin-like serine protease, whose amino-acid sequence MKRTHRVLGLCALGLGIVAALPGPVAAAEPSAAVAPTGDVHIPPTMRTQFYNGQDSSVKEFPFIIAGLREGGSRPQGQTCTGSVVAPRKILIAAHCKAAEGKKTFVYGRDDLNAGGGTTVGVVSYDTHPKYVNFDQGYDVAVVTTDADIPVPNGQYAKVATSSDTELSKPGKSGVGVGYGKKDFNDDSKDVTVDKATLPVRDPGQCTGVGNGVKPATMICAGFADGNPTILPGDSGGPLIIDGKVAGVASWSRSDFKWYSIYGRLNNDMGDWVQQQIGTPPTQDKFTLAVTPGSVKVDPGKYVSATVTSKAGTNGSEKVDLTASGLPEGATATFQPASINSGDSAKVTIETAANTPQRDYPITISGKGTADTATTTLTLTVGTGTPPTGDIKVTVNPGSGSVRPGFFASATVSATGGSGSLSLKASGSGLPFAPFFNPSTISSGGSSTMQVVAPFQAGTYQVTITATDSSGKTGTATYTLNVS is encoded by the coding sequence GTGAAACGAACTCACCGAGTACTGGGGCTGTGCGCGCTCGGCCTGGGCATCGTCGCCGCGCTCCCTGGCCCAGTGGCCGCCGCGGAGCCGTCGGCCGCGGTCGCCCCGACCGGCGACGTGCACATCCCGCCGACGATGCGCACGCAGTTCTACAACGGCCAGGACAGTTCGGTGAAGGAGTTCCCCTTCATCATCGCCGGGCTTCGTGAAGGCGGCTCGCGTCCGCAGGGCCAGACCTGCACCGGCTCGGTCGTCGCGCCGCGCAAGATCCTGATCGCCGCGCACTGCAAGGCGGCCGAGGGCAAGAAGACCTTCGTGTACGGCCGTGACGACCTCAACGCGGGCGGCGGCACGACCGTCGGCGTCGTCAGCTACGACACGCACCCGAAGTACGTCAACTTCGACCAGGGCTACGACGTCGCGGTGGTCACCACCGACGCGGACATCCCGGTGCCGAACGGCCAGTACGCCAAGGTCGCGACCTCGTCGGACACCGAGCTGTCGAAGCCGGGCAAGAGCGGGGTCGGCGTCGGCTACGGCAAGAAGGACTTCAACGACGACTCCAAGGACGTCACGGTCGACAAAGCGACACTGCCGGTCCGTGACCCCGGCCAGTGCACCGGCGTCGGCAACGGCGTGAAGCCGGCGACGATGATCTGCGCCGGGTTCGCCGACGGCAACCCGACGATCCTGCCCGGCGACAGCGGCGGCCCGCTGATCATCGACGGCAAGGTGGCCGGTGTCGCGTCGTGGAGCCGCAGCGACTTCAAGTGGTACAGCATCTACGGCAGGCTCAACAACGACATGGGCGACTGGGTCCAGCAGCAGATCGGCACCCCGCCGACGCAGGACAAGTTCACCCTCGCCGTCACGCCCGGCTCGGTGAAGGTCGACCCCGGCAAGTACGTCTCGGCCACGGTGACCAGCAAGGCGGGCACCAACGGCAGCGAGAAGGTCGACCTGACCGCGTCGGGCCTGCCCGAGGGCGCGACGGCGACGTTCCAGCCCGCGTCGATCAACTCCGGTGACAGCGCCAAGGTGACCATCGAGACCGCCGCGAACACCCCGCAGCGCGACTACCCGATCACCATCTCCGGCAAGGGCACCGCGGACACCGCCACCACGACGCTGACTCTGACCGTCGGCACCGGCACCCCGCCGACCGGCGACATCAAGGTCACCGTCAACCCCGGCAGCGGCAGCGTGCGGCCCGGTTTCTTCGCCTCGGCGACGGTCTCGGCGACCGGCGGCTCCGGCAGCCTCTCGCTCAAGGCCAGCGGTAGCGGCCTGCCGTTCGCGCCGTTCTTCAACCCGTCGACGATCAGCAGCGGCGGCAGCTCGACCATGCAGGTCGTGGCGCCGTTCCAGGCGGGCACCTACCAGGTGACGATCACCGCGACCGACTCGTCCGGCAAGACCGGCACGGCGACGTACACCCTGAACGTGTCCTGA
- a CDS encoding proline--tRNA ligase gives MITRMSALFLRTLREDPADAEVPSHRLLVRAGYVRRVAPGGYSWLPLGLRVLRKIENVVRDEMNAIGAQEIQFPALLPKEPYEATGRWTEYGDSLFRLKDRKGGDYLLGPTHEELFALTVKGEYSSYKDYPVVLYQIQTKYRDEARPRAGILRGREFVMKDSYSFDLDDAGLETSYQAHREAYTKLFDRLGIEYVVVKATSGAMGGSASEEFLAVAETGEDTYVRSTDSGYAANVEAVTTPAPAAQPIEGRPEAQVHHTPNTPTIESLVNFLNGADLGRQFTAADTLKNVLVKTRKPGSKEWELLAIGLPGDREVDAKRLEAALEPAEFELLEEADFAKNPFLIKGYIGPKALKDNGVRYLVDPRVVDGTAWVTGADEKDHHVVDLLAGRDFVADGTIEAAEVREGDASPDGQGTLVAARGIEIGHIFQLGRKYADAFELDALGPDSKPIRITMGSYGVGVSRLVGVLAEQNHDDIGLIWPREVAPADVHIVIAGKDETIAAGAEKIAAELDAAGVEVILDDRKATPGVKFADAELVGVPTILVVGRGLANGVVEVKDRRTGDREEIAVDSVVEHLVKVTGH, from the coding sequence GTGATCACCAGGATGTCGGCGTTGTTCCTTCGCACACTGCGCGAGGACCCGGCGGACGCCGAAGTGCCGAGCCACCGGCTGCTGGTGCGCGCCGGCTATGTCCGCCGAGTCGCGCCGGGCGGATACTCCTGGCTGCCGCTGGGCCTGCGGGTGCTGCGCAAGATCGAGAACGTCGTCCGCGACGAGATGAACGCGATCGGCGCGCAGGAGATCCAGTTCCCCGCGCTGCTGCCGAAGGAGCCCTACGAGGCCACCGGCCGCTGGACGGAGTACGGCGACAGCCTCTTCCGCCTCAAGGACCGCAAGGGCGGCGACTACCTGCTCGGCCCGACGCACGAGGAGCTCTTCGCGCTCACCGTGAAGGGCGAGTACAGCTCGTACAAGGATTACCCGGTCGTCCTGTACCAAATCCAGACCAAGTACCGCGACGAGGCGCGTCCCCGCGCGGGCATCCTGCGCGGGCGCGAGTTCGTCATGAAGGACTCGTACTCCTTCGACCTCGACGACGCCGGCCTGGAGACGTCGTACCAGGCGCACCGCGAGGCCTACACCAAGCTGTTCGACCGGCTCGGCATCGAGTACGTGGTCGTCAAGGCGACCTCCGGCGCGATGGGCGGTTCGGCGTCCGAGGAGTTCCTCGCCGTCGCCGAAACGGGTGAAGACACCTACGTCCGCAGCACCGACTCCGGCTACGCGGCCAACGTCGAGGCGGTCACCACGCCCGCGCCCGCCGCGCAGCCGATCGAGGGCCGTCCCGAGGCGCAGGTCCACCACACGCCCAACACGCCGACCATCGAGAGCCTGGTCAACTTCCTGAACGGGGCGGACCTCGGACGTCAGTTCACCGCGGCCGACACGCTCAAGAACGTGCTGGTCAAGACCCGCAAGCCGGGCTCGAAGGAGTGGGAGCTGCTCGCCATCGGGCTCCCCGGCGACCGCGAGGTCGACGCCAAGCGCCTCGAGGCCGCGCTGGAGCCCGCCGAGTTCGAGCTGCTCGAAGAGGCCGACTTCGCCAAGAACCCCTTCCTGATCAAGGGGTACATCGGCCCGAAGGCGCTCAAGGACAACGGCGTGCGCTACCTCGTCGATCCCCGCGTCGTCGACGGCACCGCCTGGGTCACCGGCGCCGACGAGAAGGACCACCACGTCGTCGACCTGCTCGCCGGGCGTGACTTCGTCGCCGACGGCACCATCGAGGCCGCCGAGGTCCGCGAGGGCGACGCCTCGCCCGACGGCCAGGGGACACTGGTCGCCGCGCGCGGCATCGAGATCGGCCACATCTTCCAGCTCGGCCGCAAGTACGCGGACGCGTTCGAGCTCGACGCGCTCGGCCCCGACTCGAAGCCCATCCGGATCACCATGGGCTCGTACGGCGTCGGCGTCTCGCGGCTGGTCGGCGTGCTCGCCGAGCAGAACCACGACGACATCGGCCTGATCTGGCCGCGTGAGGTCGCGCCCGCCGACGTGCACATCGTCATCGCGGGCAAGGACGAGACGATCGCCGCGGGCGCCGAGAAGATCGCAGCCGAGCTGGACGCCGCCGGGGTCGAGGTCATCCTCGACGACCGCAAGGCGACCCCGGGCGTCAAGTTCGCCGATGCCGAGCTCGTCGGCGTGCCGACCATCCTGGTGGTCGGCCGCGGGCTGGCCAACGGCGTGGTCGAGGTCAAGGACCGGCGCACCGGCGACCGCGAGGAGATCGCGGTCGACAGCGTCGTCGAGCACCTGGTCAAGGTGACCGGACACTAA